Proteins from a genomic interval of Methanofollis formosanus:
- a CDS encoding YcaO-related McrA-glycine thioamidation protein, with amino-acid sequence MTLTFTHIEKQFFDGTHRTRSPEETLEVIEPLMQEIGVVSVEEMTESDRLRIPCFSAYRPGAAMGASKYHAGKGKGPLQAKVSAMMEAVERYSGEYHGDRMEYASFEELGHRRALDPEELILPRPLEKNEKLHWTPGWDLLNEEDLLVPSNAVFHPYDCLGMTVPLFISDTNGLASGNVMEEAVLHALLEVIERDCLSSAERNHHMGTRLSVGASGPVRDLLEVFEENGIAIHLWLLDGKTGIPTVAAAADDTVTKDPSLLVMGAGTHLDPEIAALRALTEVAQSRASQLQGGRVNQGRQEFLERIGYDRMKRINRVWFKEAEAIPIESIPNLATEYFDEDIGVALGEVGKVVERVLVCDLTRTSVPVVRVIVPGFEVSHMNKDRIPTKRLQ; translated from the coding sequence ATGACCCTCACCTTCACCCATATCGAAAAGCAGTTTTTCGACGGCACACATCGTACGAGGTCTCCGGAAGAGACGTTGGAGGTTATCGAGCCCCTCATGCAGGAGATCGGGGTGGTCTCGGTCGAGGAGATGACCGAATCGGACCGGCTCAGGATCCCGTGTTTCTCGGCGTACCGTCCCGGCGCCGCGATGGGTGCGTCGAAGTATCACGCGGGCAAGGGGAAGGGCCCGCTCCAGGCAAAGGTCTCGGCGATGATGGAGGCGGTCGAACGGTATTCGGGTGAGTATCATGGCGACCGTATGGAGTATGCGAGCTTCGAGGAACTCGGCCACCGCCGCGCCCTCGACCCGGAGGAACTCATTCTCCCACGGCCCCTTGAGAAGAACGAGAAGCTCCACTGGACGCCGGGCTGGGACCTGCTCAACGAGGAGGATCTCCTGGTCCCGAGCAATGCCGTCTTCCATCCGTACGACTGTCTGGGGATGACCGTCCCGCTCTTCATCTCCGATACCAACGGACTTGCCTCGGGCAACGTGATGGAGGAGGCGGTGCTCCATGCGCTCCTCGAGGTGATCGAGCGCGACTGTCTCTCGAGCGCCGAACGAAATCACCATATGGGCACCAGGCTCTCGGTCGGTGCGTCCGGGCCGGTGCGCGATCTCCTCGAGGTCTTCGAGGAGAACGGCATCGCGATCCATCTCTGGCTTCTCGACGGGAAGACCGGGATCCCGACGGTCGCCGCGGCCGCCGACGACACGGTCACGAAGGACCCCTCCCTCCTGGTGATGGGGGCGGGCACGCATCTTGACCCGGAGATCGCCGCGCTCAGGGCGCTCACCGAGGTGGCGCAGAGCCGCGCCAGCCAGCTCCAGGGCGGCCGGGTCAACCAGGGCAGGCAGGAGTTCCTGGAGCGGATCGGGTACGACCGGATGAAGCGGATCAACCGGGTGTGGTTCAAAGAGGCAGAGGCCATTCCTATCGAGTCTATCCCGAACCTTGCCACCGAGTATTTTGACGAGGATATCGGGGTGGCCCTCGGCGAGGTCGGGAAGGTGGTCGAACGCGTCTTGGTCTGCGATCTCACCAGGACCTCAGTCCCGGTGGTGCGGGTGATCGTGCCGGGGTTCGAGGTCTCTCACATGAACAAGGACCGGATCCCGACGAAGCGTCTGCAGTAG
- a CDS encoding DUF2098 domain-containing protein, giving the protein MDATEVAVGMAVRYPRTGTAGTVARIEVIEGDTFAALDSTGLLYRVDTLEPAARPLRHHVEKEEDLESLVRKEAEFGKDISDAWQNIDNACEGGG; this is encoded by the coding sequence ATGGACGCCACTGAGGTCGCTGTGGGGATGGCGGTCCGCTATCCCAGGACCGGGACAGCCGGGACGGTGGCCAGGATCGAGGTGATCGAGGGCGATACCTTTGCCGCCCTCGATTCCACCGGCCTCCTGTACCGTGTCGACACCCTCGAGCCTGCCGCCCGCCCGCTCCGTCATCATGTCGAGAAGGAAGAGGACCTCGAGAGCCTTGTCAGGAAGGAAGCCGAGTTCGGCAAAGACATCAGCGATGCCTGGCAGAACATCGACAACGCCTGCGAAGGCGGAGGTTAA